The Desulfovibrio sp. JC022 genome window below encodes:
- a CDS encoding deoxyribonuclease IV: MYIGAHMPITGGVDKAVERIMSVKGTALQIFTRNQRQWKVKPLEDKVVENFKKLREEWGNYPVSVHDSYLINLASPKPESVAKSVKAFAQELRRTEALGIEYLVTHPGSHLGTGKLEGLERYVANLDQAIALSETEEVKVLIENTAGQGTNLGSRFGELATILEDSGYTSRMGVCFDTCHAFAAGYDLRTAESCAEVFERFDKLIGLDFIRFFHLNDSKQELGSNKDRHEHIGKGNIGLEGFRYIINDSRFSTIPKVIETPKEDDPDFKFDKMNIELLRSLHS; encoded by the coding sequence ATGTATATAGGTGCCCATATGCCCATAACCGGCGGGGTGGACAAGGCTGTGGAGAGGATCATGTCTGTGAAGGGAACCGCTCTCCAGATCTTTACCCGTAACCAGCGTCAGTGGAAGGTAAAGCCTCTTGAAGATAAGGTGGTGGAAAATTTTAAAAAGTTGAGGGAAGAATGGGGCAATTACCCGGTCAGTGTCCATGACTCTTATCTTATCAATCTTGCTTCTCCCAAACCTGAGAGCGTGGCTAAATCCGTAAAGGCTTTTGCTCAGGAATTGCGCCGGACCGAGGCTCTGGGCATTGAATATCTGGTGACCCACCCCGGCTCTCATCTGGGAACAGGTAAGCTCGAGGGGCTTGAGCGGTATGTGGCAAATCTTGATCAGGCCATAGCCCTTTCGGAAACAGAGGAAGTGAAGGTACTTATCGAGAATACTGCCGGACAGGGAACAAATCTCGGCAGCAGGTTCGGTGAGCTGGCTACAATTCTGGAAGATTCCGGTTACACTTCGCGCATGGGGGTCTGCTTTGATACCTGCCATGCTTTTGCAGCCGGATATGATTTGCGCACCGCTGAATCATGCGCAGAGGTTTTTGAGCGTTTTGACAAGTTGATCGGTCTTGATTTTATCCGTTTTTTTCATCTCAATGACAGCAAGCAGGAGTTGGGGTCCAATAAAGACCGCCACGAGCATATCGGGAAAGGAAATATCGGCCTTGAAGGGTTTCGGTATATTATTAATGATTCCCGGTTCTCGACTATTCCCAAGGTAATTGAAACTCCGAAAGAAGATGATCCGGATTTTAAATTTGATAAAATGAATATTGAACTTTTGCGCTCCCTGCACAGCTAG
- a CDS encoding DUF2325 domain-containing protein — translation MCAALIGGMDRLKRDYIVSAKQKGVKLKVFTGKENKVSSKLGNADHVIIFTNQISHAAKKDIVKYTKSKQIPLHMFHSCGVSTLKNCLEKL, via the coding sequence ATGTGTGCAGCTCTCATAGGCGGAATGGACAGACTTAAGCGGGATTATATTGTTTCAGCCAAGCAAAAAGGCGTTAAACTCAAAGTATTCACGGGAAAAGAAAACAAGGTATCCTCAAAACTTGGCAATGCTGATCATGTAATAATCTTTACAAACCAGATTTCTCATGCAGCAAAAAAAGACATCGTAAAATACACCAAATCAAAACAGATACCCCTGCATATGTTCCACTCCTGCGGTGTTTCCACTCTCAAAAATTGTCTTGAAAAACTCTAG
- a CDS encoding ATP-binding protein has protein sequence MKKHETSHNSGYGYSLLLICAIVIFAGFVGITLWTGYTSQLQVRNTARELFVGESAKRSMAVSFYFSKRVSELGSVAASVPVRSLISALELRGPDAVAKSSELVGDVCSLLHRNLAQHTVGDELVFSRIAVLDEEGDVLLDSDTECTLAEDNHEVAQFRVRHGSPAFFAGEYGGELSIVVSVPVDASLGVKGSVVGWTKIDSLYRSLRFMTISPSVGTDFLRVGSTVVAVSDVSAHQSGELLLMDVLHEWDGLTVLEAGKSGRKVDYLAISSPVQGTSLSVISLVEEQKLFGFLSIRMQFLLSVFIFLLISFGCFWLVRGVLGRKIYEARMYEADRRVEEVNRQKEKVEQEVKNRHLADALRRRAEIKFRDIFDNAPMGIFQATPEGRYITANNSLAELYGYEGADDLISEVSSIGDQIYVCSEDWERGVQMLRLSGQVASYEVECHRKDGGRVWTSRELRYVESELGMSSYVEGFVIDITGRKKAEAEQQKSEWRFRSLFENSPVALWELDMSPLKNLFDSYGPDMIPVIREDRLSDYKSVCRCAKLIRIIDTNNRTIEFFGADSREQLIRDGFLPYVTHHSWRVYRTVFLDFLQGADRHRSEFSFLRLDGKEQSFILNLIIVPGCEDSWERVLVAVEDISELKRVEKELRFSREEAQEANEAKGRFLANMTHEFRTPMNAVKGMVQLLQRSELTTEQQENLRLIKSSVDSLLVIVNDILDYSKLDSVHMELNEENIDLPAFLREMRDVVDIGAMNKPLKVELEAENVPDCVQVDSLRLRQVLVNLLGNGVKFTDEGAVTLRCRPQHQSSGSEKIHLLFEVVDTGIGLPEEAIESLFESFVQADPTITRKYGGTGLGLAICYKLVKHLGGELSARNNEQGGALFSFVLPVGVCTEHRQAQEVQGSSEEKSVAVDYSGIKVLVAEDSKMNRILLRKVFEKNGLENYVMVENGKDAVDTFIDSDDFDIIFMDIQMPVLDGFEAARAIRKTHSPVRIVALTANVGDDFMEKCIESGMDSRITKPFNVDDLLAELAGVVTA, from the coding sequence ATGAAAAAACACGAGACCAGCCATAATTCTGGGTACGGCTATAGTCTCCTGCTGATATGCGCCATTGTCATATTTGCCGGATTCGTAGGTATTACCTTGTGGACCGGGTATACTTCGCAATTGCAGGTCAGGAATACTGCGCGCGAATTGTTCGTGGGAGAATCCGCTAAAAGATCGATGGCGGTCAGTTTTTATTTTTCCAAAAGAGTTTCCGAGCTGGGCAGTGTGGCTGCCAGCGTGCCTGTCCGTTCGTTGATCAGCGCACTGGAGCTGCGCGGGCCTGATGCAGTGGCAAAATCATCTGAACTGGTGGGGGATGTGTGCTCCCTGCTCCACCGTAATCTTGCCCAGCATACTGTTGGTGACGAGCTTGTTTTTTCCAGAATTGCTGTGCTTGATGAAGAGGGAGACGTGCTGCTGGATTCCGACACGGAATGTACTCTTGCTGAGGATAATCATGAGGTTGCGCAGTTCAGGGTCAGGCACGGTTCTCCGGCTTTTTTTGCTGGAGAATACGGCGGAGAGTTGTCCATTGTTGTTAGCGTTCCCGTGGATGCTTCATTGGGAGTGAAGGGTTCTGTTGTCGGCTGGACAAAAATAGACAGCTTGTACCGCAGTTTGCGGTTTATGACGATATCCCCTTCTGTGGGAACAGATTTTCTGCGTGTGGGCAGTACTGTTGTTGCGGTTTCGGATGTCTCGGCGCATCAGAGCGGCGAGCTTCTGCTGATGGATGTTCTTCATGAATGGGACGGCCTGACCGTGCTTGAAGCAGGCAAGTCAGGCCGGAAAGTTGACTATCTGGCAATATCATCCCCGGTTCAGGGGACTTCACTCAGTGTAATCAGTCTGGTGGAAGAGCAAAAACTCTTCGGTTTCCTAAGTATCAGAATGCAGTTTCTGCTGTCGGTATTTATTTTCCTTTTGATATCATTCGGTTGTTTCTGGTTGGTCCGGGGAGTGCTCGGCCGTAAAATTTATGAAGCCCGGATGTATGAGGCCGACAGGCGGGTAGAGGAAGTAAACAGGCAGAAGGAGAAGGTGGAGCAGGAGGTCAAAAACCGTCATCTTGCTGATGCCCTGCGCAGAAGAGCGGAGATAAAGTTTCGCGATATTTTTGATAATGCCCCTATGGGAATTTTCCAAGCCACTCCTGAGGGAAGGTATATTACTGCCAATAACTCTCTGGCCGAGTTGTACGGCTATGAGGGCGCAGATGATTTGATTTCAGAGGTTTCCAGCATTGGTGACCAGATTTATGTATGCAGCGAGGACTGGGAGCGGGGGGTTCAGATGCTGCGTCTTTCCGGGCAGGTGGCTTCATATGAAGTTGAGTGTCATCGTAAGGATGGCGGCAGGGTCTGGACCTCAAGGGAACTGAGGTATGTTGAATCCGAGCTGGGGATGTCCTCTTACGTGGAGGGATTTGTCATAGACATTACCGGCCGTAAAAAAGCAGAAGCAGAACAGCAGAAAAGTGAGTGGCGGTTCCGCTCTCTTTTTGAGAATTCCCCGGTGGCTCTTTGGGAGCTGGACATGAGCCCGCTTAAAAATCTTTTCGACTCTTATGGTCCTGACATGATACCGGTTATCCGTGAGGATCGGCTGTCTGATTATAAATCTGTATGCCGTTGCGCCAAATTGATCAGGATAATTGACACTAATAACCGCACCATTGAATTTTTCGGGGCAGATTCCCGGGAGCAGCTGATCAGGGATGGATTTTTGCCTTATGTTACCCACCATTCATGGCGGGTGTACCGCACGGTTTTCCTCGATTTTCTTCAAGGGGCAGATAGACATCGTAGTGAATTCAGTTTTCTTCGTCTTGATGGTAAGGAACAGTCATTTATTCTTAACCTGATCATTGTGCCGGGATGTGAGGATTCTTGGGAACGGGTTCTTGTTGCGGTTGAAGATATTTCCGAGCTGAAAAGGGTTGAGAAAGAATTGAGGTTCAGCAGGGAAGAAGCGCAGGAAGCCAATGAGGCCAAGGGCAGGTTTCTGGCAAACATGACTCACGAATTCAGAACCCCCATGAATGCGGTAAAGGGGATGGTTCAATTGCTCCAGCGTTCCGAATTGACCACGGAACAGCAGGAGAATCTGCGGTTGATCAAGTCCTCTGTGGATAGTCTGCTGGTTATTGTTAACGATATCCTTGATTATTCAAAGCTTGATTCCGTGCACATGGAGCTGAATGAAGAAAATATTGATCTTCCGGCTTTTCTGCGGGAAATGAGGGATGTTGTGGATATCGGTGCCATGAACAAGCCCCTTAAGGTTGAGCTTGAGGCGGAGAATGTGCCTGACTGTGTACAGGTGGACAGTCTCAGGTTACGGCAGGTGCTTGTTAACCTGCTGGGAAACGGAGTCAAATTCACTGATGAAGGTGCTGTTACCTTGCGGTGCAGACCGCAGCACCAGTCCTCCGGCAGCGAGAAAATTCATCTTCTTTTTGAAGTTGTCGATACAGGAATAGGATTGCCGGAAGAAGCAATAGAATCTCTTTTTGAATCCTTTGTGCAGGCTGATCCGACTATTACCAGAAAATATGGTGGAACAGGGCTTGGTCTGGCTATTTGTTATAAATTGGTAAAGCATCTGGGCGGGGAACTGTCCGCGCGTAACAATGAGCAGGGCGGTGCTTTGTTTTCTTTTGTTCTGCCTGTGGGAGTTTGCACCGAGCATCGTCAGGCGCAGGAAGTTCAGGGCAGTTCGGAAGAAAAGTCTGTTGCTGTAGATTATTCCGGCATAAAAGTGCTGGTGGCTGAAGACAGTAAAATGAATCGCATCCTTCTTCGTAAGGTTTTCGAGAAGAACGGTCTTGAAAATTATGTGATGGTGGAAAACGGCAAAGATGCTGTGGATACTTTCATTGATTCAGATGATTTTGATATAATTTTCATGGACATACAAATGCCGGTTCTGGATGGTTTTGAAGCCGCTCGTGCAATTCGCAAAACTCATTCCCCAGTCAGGATTGTGGCCCTTACTGCTAATGTGGGTGATGATTTCATGGAAAAATGTATTGAGAGCGGTATGGATTCCCGGATCACCAAGCCTTTCAATGTGGATGATCTGCTGGCTGAGCTTGCCGGGGTTGTTACTGCTTAG
- a CDS encoding GAK system CofD-like protein produces the protein MRIKIEREVRVPDPIKLERYRRTPDLGPRILFFSGGTALKKTSSVLTQYTHNSIHIITPFDSGGSSAVIRNQFKMLAVGDIRNRLMALADQSVLGNPEIYKLFAYRLPDDADEGELRTEFEEMMECKHPLVRDIPAPMRKIIRNHFIKFADIMDDFNLRGASVGNIILTAGYISNRRHIDPVLYIFSKLVEVRGIVRPTVNMDIHLAAELEDGTFVVGQHLLTGKEASPIGSGIKKLWLAEKLGDSTPCSVPIRNRMKKLIKSAELICYPLGSFYSSVVANLLPEGIGNAISDSRCPKVFTPNTGTDPELKGHSLTDQINKLLYYLRKDDPENISIKDVLNFVLVDSVNGIYPGGVDKNEINKLGIQVIDCELVSNESTPYLDPHLLSQALLSLA, from the coding sequence ATGCGCATCAAAATAGAACGTGAAGTCAGGGTACCGGACCCGATTAAACTGGAACGCTACAGAAGAACCCCGGACCTCGGCCCCCGCATACTCTTTTTCAGCGGCGGAACCGCGCTAAAGAAGACTTCCTCAGTGCTCACCCAGTACACTCACAACTCCATACACATCATCACCCCCTTTGATTCCGGGGGCAGTTCTGCGGTTATCCGCAACCAGTTCAAAATGCTGGCAGTGGGTGACATCCGTAACAGGCTCATGGCTCTTGCGGACCAGTCCGTGCTGGGCAACCCTGAGATATACAAACTTTTTGCCTACCGTTTGCCCGACGATGCAGATGAAGGTGAACTGCGCACTGAATTTGAAGAAATGATGGAATGTAAACATCCTCTGGTACGGGATATCCCGGCCCCCATGCGAAAAATAATCCGCAACCATTTCATCAAATTCGCAGACATCATGGATGATTTTAACCTGCGCGGAGCCAGTGTCGGTAATATCATCCTCACTGCCGGTTATATCAGCAACCGCCGCCACATTGACCCGGTACTCTATATTTTTTCCAAGCTGGTTGAGGTGCGTGGCATAGTGCGCCCCACCGTAAATATGGACATTCATCTGGCTGCGGAACTTGAGGACGGAACTTTCGTGGTCGGTCAACACCTGCTTACCGGCAAAGAAGCCTCGCCCATCGGATCAGGCATTAAAAAATTATGGCTGGCCGAAAAACTTGGCGACTCCACCCCATGTTCAGTACCTATCCGCAATAGAATGAAAAAACTGATCAAAAGTGCTGAACTTATTTGTTATCCGCTGGGAAGTTTTTATTCCAGTGTGGTAGCCAACCTGTTACCCGAAGGTATCGGAAATGCCATCAGCGACAGCAGATGCCCTAAAGTTTTCACTCCCAACACCGGAACCGATCCGGAACTGAAAGGACATTCACTGACCGACCAGATTAACAAACTCCTCTATTATCTGCGCAAGGATGACCCGGAAAACATATCCATAAAAGATGTCCTTAACTTTGTCCTTGTGGACTCGGTCAATGGAATCTATCCCGGCGGTGTTGATAAAAATGAGATAAACAAGCTCGGTATTCAGGTCATTGACTGCGAACTCGTCAGCAATGAAAGCACTCCCTATCTGGACCCGCACCTTCTCTCGCAAGCCTTGCTTTCACTGGCCTGA
- a CDS encoding GNAT family N-acetyltransferase — protein sequence MTDILDGLEISWIPSITEVDRDEWDRLARELNFPFLEWDWLRLIEKSRSATPESGWLTAHLLVRSEGRLVGAAPLFVRDQSEGEFIFDRVWAEVAQKGGMAYYPKIVGMSPYTPASGYRFMVAPDISAKKVTGVICQTLDRFCSINGLGSCAFNFVDPDWGIEMEAYGYAAWKHQGYVWLNNDYRDFDHWLSTLNSNRRKTVRRERKALRRDDVRVQTLTGYEIPDRYFDLMYRCYESTNDKFGVWSCKYLTPDFFEGLKQNMRENLMFTVALRGDDPDPLALSMFVFSGDRLWGRYWGCFEEVRFLHFELCYYAPIEWAVANGINTYDPGMGGEHKARRGFFSTPSYSLHKFTDPSMDLTFKTYIQEVNNLENGYISEMNELMPVGRMDED from the coding sequence ATGACTGATATATTGGATGGACTTGAAATTTCATGGATTCCTTCAATCACCGAGGTTGATCGGGATGAGTGGGATCGGCTTGCCAGGGAATTGAATTTTCCTTTCCTTGAGTGGGATTGGCTGCGCCTTATTGAAAAGAGCCGGAGCGCAACCCCGGAAAGCGGCTGGCTTACGGCTCATCTGCTTGTCCGGTCTGAGGGGCGGTTGGTGGGAGCAGCTCCATTGTTTGTGCGCGACCAGAGCGAAGGGGAGTTTATTTTTGATCGGGTCTGGGCGGAAGTGGCCCAGAAAGGTGGCATGGCCTATTATCCTAAAATTGTAGGCATGAGTCCTTATACCCCGGCATCCGGTTATCGGTTTATGGTTGCCCCGGATATTTCTGCAAAAAAGGTCACCGGGGTGATCTGCCAGACCCTAGACCGTTTTTGTTCTATCAACGGACTGGGCAGTTGCGCTTTCAATTTTGTGGACCCTGACTGGGGAATTGAAATGGAAGCCTACGGTTATGCCGCATGGAAACATCAGGGATATGTCTGGCTTAACAATGATTACCGGGATTTCGATCACTGGCTGAGTACTCTGAACAGCAACAGGCGTAAGACCGTCCGTCGTGAGCGTAAGGCTTTGCGCCGTGATGATGTAAGGGTGCAGACTTTGACTGGATATGAAATTCCGGACCGCTATTTTGATCTTATGTATCGTTGTTACGAATCTACCAACGATAAATTCGGGGTCTGGAGCTGCAAATACCTTACCCCTGACTTTTTCGAGGGGCTGAAGCAGAACATGCGGGAAAATCTGATGTTTACTGTAGCCCTTCGGGGTGATGATCCTGATCCGCTGGCCCTCTCAATGTTTGTCTTTTCCGGGGATCGGCTCTGGGGCAGATATTGGGGTTGTTTTGAGGAAGTGCGTTTTCTCCATTTTGAGCTTTGTTACTACGCTCCTATTGAATGGGCGGTGGCTAACGGCATAAATACCTATGATCCGGGTATGGGCGGAGAGCATAAAGCCAGACGCGGATTTTTTTCCACTCCTTCTTACAGTCTGCACAAATTTACCGATCCGTCCATGGATCTGACCTTCAAGACTTATATTCAGGAAGTGAACAATCTTGAAAATGGTTACATCAGCGAGATGAATGAACTTATGCCTGTGGGGCGTATGGACGAAGATTAA
- a CDS encoding GAK system CofD-like protein, with the protein MEKEHPAFVFFSGGTALNGLASELAKVNPECAYIITTFDSGGSSAALREVFDMPAVGDVRNRLLALADMEKPEKANIVELLGTRLPRYADRTALNGQLSHLANGSHSLMDGFSEIVRKILSDRFALFIELAGDRFDPVNASLGNILLAAGFMAHQRILAPPISQLSHLIGARGIVRASTVDNGHLAVRLLNGEILAGQHFFTGKEVDPISSPIDGMWICSGVDDPWPRPVHASSLAINLVRGADLIVYPMGSFYSSTLAALSPQGLGQAVSLNPCPKIFIPNMGFDPELIGHNINLQVERLLEVLRLDNAAYIGSEAVLNYVLIDSENGVYQEDPDLAALEKLPLKVIDRRLVSDESEGLIDPRLLASVLMEFAPAKY; encoded by the coding sequence GTGGAGAAAGAGCATCCGGCATTTGTTTTTTTCAGCGGGGGAACGGCCCTTAACGGGTTGGCTTCCGAACTTGCAAAAGTAAACCCGGAATGCGCTTATATTATAACCACTTTTGATTCCGGCGGCAGTTCAGCAGCTTTGCGTGAAGTCTTTGATATGCCGGCGGTGGGGGATGTGCGCAATCGTTTGCTCGCCCTCGCGGATATGGAAAAACCGGAAAAAGCGAATATAGTTGAACTGCTTGGAACACGCCTTCCCCGCTATGCGGACAGAACAGCCCTTAACGGACAGCTTTCCCATCTTGCCAATGGTTCTCACTCCCTTATGGACGGTTTTTCTGAAATTGTCCGCAAGATCCTTTCAGACCGCTTTGCCCTGTTCATAGAGCTGGCCGGGGACCGTTTTGATCCGGTTAACGCCAGTCTCGGCAATATCCTGCTCGCAGCCGGGTTTATGGCCCATCAACGTATATTGGCCCCGCCTATCTCACAGCTTTCACATCTTATCGGGGCGCGGGGAATTGTCCGTGCTTCAACTGTGGATAACGGGCATCTGGCAGTGCGGTTGCTGAACGGGGAAATTCTGGCCGGGCAGCATTTTTTTACAGGCAAGGAAGTTGATCCGATATCATCACCCATTGACGGTATGTGGATCTGTTCCGGGGTGGATGATCCATGGCCGCGTCCGGTACATGCTTCATCTCTGGCAATAAATCTGGTTCGTGGTGCGGATTTAATTGTTTATCCCATGGGCAGCTTTTATTCCAGCACGCTTGCTGCTCTTTCCCCGCAAGGGTTGGGGCAGGCTGTTTCCCTGAATCCCTGCCCGAAAATATTTATTCCCAATATGGGCTTTGATCCGGAATTGATCGGGCACAATATTAATTTGCAGGTGGAGAGGCTGCTTGAAGTTCTGCGTCTGGATAATGCAGCCTATATCGGATCTGAAGCAGTGCTCAATTATGTTCTTATTGATTCGGAAAACGGTGTTTATCAGGAAGATCCTGATCTTGCGGCCTTGGAAAAACTTCCTTTGAAAGTAATTGACCGCAGGCTGGTTTCAGACGAGTCTGAAGGCCTGATTGATCCGCGATTGCTGGCTTCGGTTCTCATGGAATTCGCGCCTGCAAAATATTAA
- a CDS encoding YqiA/YcfP family alpha/beta fold hydrolase, protein MKNIFLNIHGFGSSGANSKAAALSENFPKHELISPDLPPDPLQSLEIIDSIVTENKNRPLILQGSSMGGLYSLIMHFRHSVPALLINPALTPATLVRSRLGEIYEFSNGESILISQEHVDSFAMVEKELEKGIAEKGVCAGQVLALIGEQDELLDQQVMKSILRKAGAEIISYNTDHHFEGFDQVARHDIKVRDFLLTMRN, encoded by the coding sequence ATGAAAAACATTTTCCTCAATATACACGGATTCGGATCTTCAGGCGCAAACTCAAAAGCAGCAGCACTTTCTGAGAACTTTCCAAAACATGAACTGATCAGCCCGGATCTTCCCCCGGACCCGCTGCAATCACTAGAAATAATAGACTCCATTGTTACAGAAAACAAAAACCGCCCCCTGATCCTACAAGGATCATCCATGGGCGGACTGTATTCGCTGATCATGCACTTCCGGCACTCTGTCCCGGCCCTGCTGATTAATCCGGCATTGACTCCGGCAACACTGGTCCGCAGCCGTCTGGGTGAAATCTATGAATTTTCCAACGGTGAGAGCATCCTCATTTCACAGGAACATGTGGATAGTTTTGCAATGGTGGAAAAAGAATTGGAAAAAGGAATCGCCGAAAAAGGGGTCTGCGCCGGACAGGTACTGGCTCTGATCGGTGAACAGGATGAGCTTCTTGATCAGCAGGTAATGAAGTCAATACTCAGAAAGGCCGGGGCCGAGATAATCTCCTACAATACCGACCACCATTTTGAAGGATTCGATCAGGTCGCCCGCCACGATATAAAAGTAAGGGACTTCCTGCTGACTATGCGGAATTAA
- a CDS encoding HprK-related kinase B: MEQSTITRSAIVEKFRNKFSANESLFINFCGCVIETRVNNSKLLSNLKNYFKEFLVNAHKGDILITAHECPKADLGLKYTVKQPEPGKSKIKEEFHNLPDGRVVYKRLTGMIFVFGGKDNIAIGPCIENSNQLINFINNRFIEYKINKGCFLGHAAGVIQNGRGIALAGFSGMGKSTLALHLMSRGTTFVSNDRIMAEDSDGYLTMYGVAKQPRINPGTALNNPDLSCIVAPEDKKKFLAMPKEELWELEHKYDALIDECYGKNKFKLKASMNALFILNWTRDNSDIVIKKVDPKERKDLLPAFMKEPGLFYLPDSPEKERAPSVDAYADFLSKTTLVEISGGVDFDKAADACLKFMKKGSI; the protein is encoded by the coding sequence ATGGAGCAAAGCACTATCACCAGATCCGCAATTGTTGAAAAATTCCGCAATAAATTTTCTGCAAACGAGTCCCTGTTCATTAACTTCTGCGGCTGTGTAATTGAAACAAGAGTCAACAATTCCAAGCTACTGTCCAACCTGAAAAACTACTTCAAAGAATTTCTGGTAAACGCCCATAAAGGCGACATCCTGATTACCGCCCACGAGTGTCCCAAGGCGGACCTCGGCCTGAAATATACCGTAAAACAACCGGAACCGGGCAAGAGCAAAATCAAAGAAGAATTTCACAATCTTCCCGATGGTCGCGTGGTTTACAAAAGACTGACCGGAATGATCTTCGTTTTCGGCGGGAAAGATAATATTGCCATCGGCCCCTGCATTGAAAACTCCAATCAGCTCATCAACTTCATCAACAACCGATTCATCGAATACAAAATAAACAAGGGCTGTTTTCTCGGGCACGCCGCAGGTGTTATCCAGAATGGTCGGGGCATCGCTCTGGCTGGTTTTTCCGGCATGGGTAAATCCACCCTCGCCCTGCACCTGATGAGCCGGGGCACAACTTTTGTCAGCAATGACCGGATCATGGCTGAAGACAGCGATGGTTACCTGACGATGTACGGGGTGGCCAAACAGCCACGCATCAACCCCGGAACAGCACTGAACAACCCGGACCTATCCTGCATCGTGGCCCCGGAAGATAAGAAAAAATTCCTTGCCATGCCCAAGGAAGAACTCTGGGAACTTGAGCACAAGTACGATGCCCTCATTGACGAATGTTACGGTAAAAATAAATTTAAACTCAAAGCCTCCATGAACGCGCTGTTCATTCTCAACTGGACCCGCGATAATTCTGATATCGTCATCAAGAAAGTAGATCCCAAAGAGCGCAAGGACCTGCTTCCCGCATTTATGAAAGAGCCGGGGCTTTTTTATCTCCCGGATTCTCCAGAAAAAGAAAGGGCTCCAAGTGTTGACGCCTATGCTGATTTTCTGTCAAAGACAACTCTCGTTGAAATCAGCGGCGGCGTGGATTTTGATAAAGCCGCCGATGCCTGCCTCAAATTTATGAAAAAAGGCAGTATATAA
- a CDS encoding nitroreductase family protein: MLPVIIDAKLCKKDELCVHECPLSVLTVEEKGLIPTVHPKKTNYCINCGHCMAVCPTGAITLTAFDGQQATPFSKEELPDSAAVETLIKTRRSVRKFKKKNISVQEIGELIHISAYSPSGHNAQPVSWTVLDTPEKVYELGKVVVEWMEEMVKQKNPLAEKLFLAGLVNAWKKGNDAICRNAPAIAVAWAPKLGITPQADTIIATNTLELAAHAKGYGTCWAGYVILAAAYSTKVLRHLDIPEEHMAHGALFLGHPAVRYRSIPPRHEAVAKEQDGKFIFHARPNTH; the protein is encoded by the coding sequence ATGTTACCAGTTATAATTGATGCCAAGCTCTGCAAAAAGGATGAGCTTTGTGTACACGAATGTCCCCTCTCAGTGCTGACCGTAGAAGAGAAAGGGCTGATTCCCACGGTCCATCCCAAGAAAACCAATTACTGTATAAACTGCGGTCATTGCATGGCCGTCTGCCCCACAGGGGCCATCACCCTGACCGCATTTGATGGACAACAGGCAACTCCCTTCAGCAAAGAAGAACTGCCTGATTCCGCCGCAGTTGAAACATTGATTAAAACCCGACGCTCTGTGCGTAAATTCAAAAAGAAAAATATCAGCGTGCAGGAAATCGGCGAACTGATCCACATATCAGCCTACTCCCCTTCAGGACACAATGCCCAGCCGGTTTCATGGACTGTTCTTGATACCCCGGAAAAGGTTTATGAGCTGGGCAAAGTTGTGGTCGAATGGATGGAAGAAATGGTGAAGCAGAAGAACCCGCTGGCGGAGAAACTGTTCCTCGCCGGATTGGTCAATGCCTGGAAAAAAGGGAATGATGCTATATGCCGCAACGCTCCTGCAATTGCAGTTGCTTGGGCACCCAAGCTGGGCATCACCCCGCAGGCAGATACGATAATTGCCACCAACACTCTTGAACTTGCAGCCCATGCCAAGGGTTACGGCACCTGCTGGGCCGGGTATGTAATTCTGGCTGCGGCATACAGCACAAAGGTACTGCGCCATCTAGATATCCCGGAAGAACACATGGCTCACGGAGCATTGTTCCTCGGACATCCGGCAGTTAGATACCGCAGCATTCCACCCCGGCATGAAGCTGTTGCAAAAGAGCAGGACGGGAAATTCATATTCCACGCCCGCCCGAATACACATTAA